The Arachis duranensis cultivar V14167 chromosome 2, aradu.V14167.gnm2.J7QH, whole genome shotgun sequence genome has a window encoding:
- the LOC107473276 gene encoding uncharacterized protein LOC107473276, with protein sequence METQTGCTLKSLQSDHGMEFMSYAFQNFLQSNGIRHRLSCLYTHQQQGTVERRHRTIVETGLSLMATGSLPMQFWEDSFATAVYLLNRLPSTVLGNQSPFEKVFNKKPDYKMLKINSILIFLSIFHLTPTTILAVAYLIRRRHVSNVNPNPERVLAIPVKKSDPVDLYRPLRQFVATKYSESDAQKVESVLETLNKCRRDMVERGDLSLPKQRDCLIHYFKCLCMVEPLFTAISSDADSDSDPIIFVWYDAFNPKHENGVSSERNSIQLEKAAVLFNLGAIHSQIGASCDRTTALGRHLAMEAFNASAKFFYKLWQYFAKDVSATLDLTVLFAESLHWLLSAQAEDLKLQQRLHHNNTNDDASSALEQHQCALAFEYVSKLYRAACDLILCDSVATAVVVSFDETWITHLSLKVKFFEVEARRRRSSILPKSERLPLFQFRPLDDNAESITEKLVTGICHQWIHNQHRIPYIDLSLSEYSPFKIIDGGKLVAYPWDMPPPYPTNLSILSSSSSSHVLAFPLKKCEPLDLYESLRNYFVLKYSESVAKRVEGLLQMLNKLRDEMQRDDISLPVRRDCLIRYFKCLCMIENLFPMTSSPNPPIFVWYNAFNPQEDSSQHNIHLEKASVLFNLGALCTHIALSCDPTTFQGHRIAIDALNDASYWFYMLNSETKKASATVDLSINCTDMLCEIIYAEIDDLKFHSPLSQSDRSPLGGFVVSQLYRQAYDLLTSGPLAESLVQSSIPQYLESKMQTLHVKTAPIDVTDQFLSGYCTAQSLLQQGCQPLCLDLLSEAGPVMIKDGNLVANLRGSNVAIGGDELPGDHTTTITLP encoded by the exons ATGGAAACTCAAACTGGTTGTACCTTAAAGTCTCTTCAATCTGATCATGGCATGGAGTTTATGTCatatgctttccaaaattttcttcaatcaaATGGCATTAGACATAGACTCAGCTGCCTTTATACACATCAACAACAGGGAACGGTTGAAAGAAGACACAGGACCATTGTTGAAACTGGTCTTTCTCTCATGGCAACTGGATCTCTTCCCATGCAATTCTGGGAGGATTCTTTTGCCACTGCTGTTTATCTTCTTAATAGGCTGCCGTCAACTGTTCTTGGTAATCAATCAccatttgaaaaagtttttaataaGAAACCTGATTACAAGATGCTAAAAATT aactcCATTCTTATTTTCCTATCTATCTTCCATCTTACACCGACCACAATACTAGCCGTAGCCTATCTGATTCGCCGTCGCCATGTGAGCAATGTTAATCCGAACCCGGAAAGGGTACTGGCAATCCCTGTGAAGAAGAGTGATCCTGTGGATCTGTACAGGCCGTTACGACAGTTCGTAGCCACAAAATATTCAGAGAGCGATGCACAGAAAGTGGAAAGCGTTCTCGAAACCCTAAACAAATGCCGCAGGGACATGGTGGAGCGAGGGGACCTCTCCCTTCCTAAGCAACGTGACTGCCTCATCCACTACTTCAAATGTCTCTGCATGGTTGAGCCACTCTTCACCGCTATCTCCTCCGACGCCGACTCCGACTCCGACCCGATCATCTTTGTCTGGTACGACGCCTTCAACCCTAAGCATGAGAATGGGGTCTCCTCGGAGCGCAACAGCATCCAATTGGAGAAGGCTGCTGTTCTCTTCAACCTTGGAGCCATACACAGCCAGATTGGGGCCTCTTGCGACCGCACCACCGCCCTTGGCCGTCACCTTGCAATGGAAGCCTTCAATGCTTCCGCCAAATTCTTCTACAAACTCTGGCAGTATTTTGCCAAGGACGTCTCCGCCACTCTCGACTTGACTGTCCTCTTCGCCGAGAGTCTGCACTGGCTCTTGTCCGCTCAGGCTGAGGATCTCAAATTACAGCAACGACTCCACCACAACAACACAAATGACGACGCCAGTTCTGCTCTCGAACAACATCAATGTGCCCTTGCGTTTGAATAT gTTTCTAAGCTTTATCGGGCGGCATGTGATCTGATACTTTGTGATTCCGTTGCAACCGCAGTTGTCGTCTCATTTGACGAAACCTGGATAACTCATCTTTCCCTGAAGGTGAAATTCTTTGAAGTGGAGGCTCGTCGGAGGCGATCATCCATCCTACCCAAATCCGAGCGACTCCCATTGTTCCAGTTTCGTCCTCTTGATGATAATGCAGAGTCTATCACTGAAAAATTAGTTACAGGGATCTGCCACCAGTGGATACACAATCAACATCGAATCCCATACATTGACCTCTCCCTTTCCGAGTACAGCCCTTTCAAGATTATCGATGGTGGAAAGCTGGTGGCTTACCCATGGGACATGCCTCCTCCTTATCCAACAAATTTGTCAATCCTCTCATCTTCGTCTTCGTCTCATGTTCTGGCATTCCCTTTGAAGAAGTGTGAGCCCTTGGATCTATACGAGTCCCTGCGCAATTATTTTGTCCTCAAATACTCTGAGAGCGTGGCAAAGAGAGTAGAAGGCCTTCTCCAAATGCTAAACAAATTGCGTGATGAGATGCAGCGTGATGACATCTCTCTACCCGTTCGCCGCGACTGCCTCATCCGCTATTTCAAATGCCTTTGCATGATTGAGAACTTGTTCCCCATGACTTCCTCACCCAATCCACCTATCTTTGTTTGGTACAATGCCTTCAACCCACAAGAAGACTCTTCTCAGCACAACATTCATTTGGAGAAGGCCTCTGTTCTCTTCAACCTGGGAGCCCTCTGCACCCACATTGCTCTCTCCTGCGATCCCACCACCTTCCAAGGCCATCGCATTGCCATCGACGCCTTAAATGATGCTTCATATTGGTTCTACATGCTAAATTCTGAGACTAAGAAGGCATCTGCCACTGTTGACTTGTCAATAAACTGCACCGATATGCTGTGCGAGATAATATATGCCGAGATTGATGACTTGAAGTTCCATTCACCTCTTTCCCAGTCTGATCGATCACCATTAGGTGGATTTGTT GTTTCTCAGCTTTATCGGCAAGCTTATGATCTGTTGACATCGGGGCCTTTAGCTGAGAGTCTCGTTCAATCCTCGATACCTCAATATCTCGAGTCGAAGATGCAAACCCTCCATGTTAAAACTGCTCCTATTGATGTCACTGACCAATTTCTTTCAGGGTATTGTACGGCTCAATCCCTTCTTCAACAGGGATGTCAACCACTATGCTTGGACCTTCTCTCCGAGGCTGGCCCTGTCATGATTAAGGATGGAAATCTTGTGGCCAACCTTAGAGGCAGTAATGTTGCCATTGGAGGAGATGAGCTCCCAGGTGATCATACCACCACAATAACATTACCATAG